A section of the Oreochromis aureus strain Israel breed Guangdong linkage group 22, ZZ_aureus, whole genome shotgun sequence genome encodes:
- the LOC116320045 gene encoding 40S ribosomal protein S19 isoform X2 gives MPSVTVKDVNQQEFVKALSAFLKKSGKLKVPEWVDTVKLARHKELAPCDDNWFYTRAASTARHLYLRGGVGVGSMIKIYGGRQRNGVCPAHFSVGSRNVARKVLQALEGLKMVEKDPNGGRRLTSQGQRDLDRIAGQVASANKKQRSLQSAI, from the exons ATGCCCAGCGTCACGGTGAAAGATGTCAACCAGCAAGAGTTTGTCAAAGCACTGTCAGCTTTCCTCAAAAA GTCTGGCAAACTGAAGGTCCCAGAGTGGGTTGATACCGTGAAGCTTGCCAGGCACAAGGAGCTTGCCCCCTGTGACGACAACTGGTTTTACACCAGAGCAG CATCCACGGCCCGCCACCTGTACCTGCGAGGAGGGGTCGGCGTGGGCTCCATGATCAAAATCTATGGTGGGCGCCAGAGGAATGGCGTATGCCCCGCCCACTTCAGTGTAGGATCCAGGAACGTGGCGAGGAAGGTCCTGCAAGCTCTGGAGGGCCTCAAGATGGTGGAGAAGGATCCCAATGG CGGTCGTAGATTGACCTCTCAGGGTCAGAGAGACCTGGATAGGATCGCTGGGCAG GTTGCCTCAGCAAACAAGAAACAGCGGAGTTTACAGAGCGCCATCTGA
- the LOC116320045 gene encoding 40S ribosomal protein S19 isoform X1, whose protein sequence is MPSVTVKDVNQQEFVKALSAFLKKSGKLKVPEWVDTVKLARHKELAPCDDNWFYTRAASTARHLYLRGGVGVGSMIKIYGGRQRNGVCPAHFSVGSRNVARKVLQALEGLKMVEKDPNGGRRLTSQGQRDLDRIAGQFKTSRRYKSLGGWRQEGQKSVPNQICGFILCGDPL, encoded by the exons ATGCCCAGCGTCACGGTGAAAGATGTCAACCAGCAAGAGTTTGTCAAAGCACTGTCAGCTTTCCTCAAAAA GTCTGGCAAACTGAAGGTCCCAGAGTGGGTTGATACCGTGAAGCTTGCCAGGCACAAGGAGCTTGCCCCCTGTGACGACAACTGGTTTTACACCAGAGCAG CATCCACGGCCCGCCACCTGTACCTGCGAGGAGGGGTCGGCGTGGGCTCCATGATCAAAATCTATGGTGGGCGCCAGAGGAATGGCGTATGCCCCGCCCACTTCAGTGTAGGATCCAGGAACGTGGCGAGGAAGGTCCTGCAAGCTCTGGAGGGCCTCAAGATGGTGGAGAAGGATCCCAATGG CGGTCGTAGATTGACCTCTCAGGGTCAGAGAGACCTGGATAGGATCGCTGGGCAG TTCAAGACCAGCAGAAGATACAAATCCCTGGGAGGGTGGCGTCAGGAAGGACaaaaatctgtgccaaatcaaatatgtggcTTCATCCTCTGCggtgaccccttgtga
- the LOC116320045 gene encoding 40S ribosomal protein S19 isoform X3 produces MPSVTVKDVNQQEFVKALSAFLKKSGKLKVPEWVDTVKLARHKELAPCDDNWFYTRAASTARHLYLRGGVGVGSMIKIYGGRQRNGVCPAHFSVGSRNVARKVLQALEGLKMVEKDPNGGRRLTSQGQRDLDRIAGQNDGLEIVLK; encoded by the exons ATGCCCAGCGTCACGGTGAAAGATGTCAACCAGCAAGAGTTTGTCAAAGCACTGTCAGCTTTCCTCAAAAA GTCTGGCAAACTGAAGGTCCCAGAGTGGGTTGATACCGTGAAGCTTGCCAGGCACAAGGAGCTTGCCCCCTGTGACGACAACTGGTTTTACACCAGAGCAG CATCCACGGCCCGCCACCTGTACCTGCGAGGAGGGGTCGGCGTGGGCTCCATGATCAAAATCTATGGTGGGCGCCAGAGGAATGGCGTATGCCCCGCCCACTTCAGTGTAGGATCCAGGAACGTGGCGAGGAAGGTCCTGCAAGCTCTGGAGGGCCTCAAGATGGTGGAGAAGGATCCCAATGG CGGTCGTAGATTGACCTCTCAGGGTCAGAGAGACCTGGATAGGATCGCTGGGCAG AATGATGGACTTGAGATTGTTTTGAAATGA
- the LOC116320044 gene encoding trypsin-like encodes MKVVVLLALFVVATGGYECPMHSVPYQVSLRAGGHYCSGSLISSQWVLSAGQCATSWPKVCLGEHSFSVDEGTEECIYSEKTFLHPDFNIDTMDNSIVLFKLSRPATLNSYVKTVSLPSLCPVANEDCMQSGWGKALSNGTYYPSNLQCRRQPIVDDAICRNLITTVPEVTENMVCAGSVHGDGNDCPADAGGPLVCNNELQGVVSISVDCFNGNPTLYTRVCRYVSWINSIMSSN; translated from the exons ATGAAGGTTGTGGTACTTCTCGCTCTATTTG TTGTTGCAACTGGAGGTTATGAGTGTCCCATGCACTCTGTGCCCTACCAGGTCTCTCTGCGTGCTGGAGGCCACTACTGTAGTGGATCCCTGATCTCCAGCCAGTGGGTCCTGTCTGCTGGTCAGTGCGCCACCTC TTGGCCCAAAGTCTGCCTTGGTGAGCACAGCTTCAGTGTAGATGAGGGCACTGAGGAGTGCATTTATTCTGAAAAGACTTTCTTGCACCCGGATTTCAACATCGACACCATGGACAACAGCATCGTGCTGTTCAAACTGAGTCGTCCCGCCACCCTCAACAGCTACGTCAAGACTGTATCCCTGCCCTCTCTATGCCCTGTGGCTAATGAGGACTGCATGCAGTCTGGATGGGGCAAGGCGTTGTCTAACGGCA CCTACTACCCCAGCAATCTTCAGTGCCGGAGGCAGCCCATCGTTGATGACGCAATCTGCAGGAACCTTATCACTACCGTCCCCGAGGTCACTGAGAACATGGTCTGTGCTGGATCCGTGCATGGAGACGGCAATGACTGCCCA GCAGATGCTGGCGGACCTCTGGTGTGTAACAACGAGCTGCAGGGAGTAGTGTCCATTTCTGTTGACTGCTTCAATGGAAACCCCACTCTTTATACCCGCGTGTGCCGCTACGTCAGCTGGATCAACAGCATCATGAGCAGCAACTAA